The DNA window GAAGAATTGCAGAAGTAGGAGCTAGATTTATTTTAGATGCTATGCCTGGAAAACAAATGGCCATAGATGCTGATTTAAATGCCGGTATTATTTCTGAAAAAGAAGCTAAAAAAAGACGTATGAATGTATATAAAGAAGCTGATTTTTACGGGTCAATGGATGGATCCAGTAAATTTATTCGAGGTGATGCTATCGCTGGTATTATAATTATAATAGTAAATATTATAGGTGGATTAATTGTAGGAATGATTCAACATAATATGTCATTTTTACAAGCAGCTCAAATATACAGCATATTAACTATTGGAGATGGTTTAGCCGCTCAAATTCCTTCTTTAGTTATATCAATAGCTTCCGGTGTTCTTTTAACGCGGATTGGATCTGAAAAAATCAATGTTAGTGAACAAATAATTAGTCAGATTTTTAATAATTCTCAAGTTATATTTTTAAGTGGTATTGTATTTAGTATGATCGGTTTAATACCTGGAATGCCTAATTTTATATTTTTATTTTTTTCTATTAGTTTATTAATACTTTCATGGTATTTATATAGTAAAAATAATGTAAAAAAAAGTTTTTCTAAAATAGAAAATATAAAAGAAAATAAAATATTAATTTTTTCGTGGAACGATATTCAATTTGAATATTTAATTGCTTTAGAATTAAGTTCTATTTTTTTTCAATCTGCTTATCAAGATAAACATGATTATTTATTAAAAAAAATATATTTCTTAAGAAAAAATATTGCTAAAGATTTTGGATTTTTAATTTCTGATATTCATCTTATTCATAATTGTAAGTTAGAAGATGGACAGTATAAAATTTTAATTAAAGGAGTAGAACATGGATGTGGACATATTTTTTTAGATAAATTATTAGTTATTAATAATAATATTAGTACAGTTACTATTCCAGGAATTCAAGTAAAAGAACCAGTATTTGATCTTCCTGCTTTTTGGATTGACTCTAATAATAAAGAAATAATTATTAAAAAAAAACTATTAATTGTAAAACCTATTTCGGTAATTATTACACATATTAATAAAATTATTAGAAAAAATTTATATGATTTATTTGGTTTTCAAGAAACACAACAATTATTAGATCGTATTTCACAAATTTATCCACGTTTAGTAGAGTGTTTAATACCTAATATAATATCAGTTACAATATTACAAAATATTTTGCAAAATTTATTATACGAACATATATCTATTAAAGATATTAGAACAATTTTAGAAACGTTAATAAAATACGGTAATAGTATGAAAAACGATGTTGACAAACTTACTAATATTATTCGAATTGCGTTACGTAATTTTATTACACAAAAATTTTTTTTAAATGCTCTTAATATTCATGTAATTGGATTAAGTCCAAAAATAGAATGTATTTTGTTAAAAATAATTAATACTAAAGGTAGTCAATTAGAACCTTTATTTTCGGAAAAATTAATTAAACAAGCTAAATTATCGATTGTCATTCAAAAAAAAAATAAATCTCCATTAGTATTATTAGTTCGTCCTGAATTACGTAGTTTATTAGTAAAATTATTTATTACCAGTGTACCGGAATTAACAGTTTTATCATTTTTAGAAATTTCTGAAAATAGAACTATAAAAATAGTTCATACTATTGGTAGATCTCTAGAGTAATTATAATTTTTTATAAATATTATAATTACATCTTTTTAACTGTTTTAATACCTAACAAGTATAATCCTTTTTTAATTATTTTAGCTGTTAAAATAGATAATTTAATTCGACTGACTTTGATGTGTTTTTCTTTTGCGAATATAATAGAACAATTTTCATAAAATTTTGAGAATTGTCCAGCGAGATCGTATAAATATTTACACATCAAATGAGGAGTACCGTATTTTTCTAAATAAAAAACAATTTCTTCAAATTGTAAAATAGTTAATATCAGTTGTCTTTCAAATTTTGAAAAAATTTTAATAGAATATATTTTTGTATTAAAAGATAAATCAGCGTTATTAATAACAGAATGAATTCTTGTATATGCATATTGTATATAAGGCGCTGTATTTCCATTTAAGGATAACATTTGATCCCAATTAAAAACATAATTTGAAATTCTATTTTTCGACAAATCAAAATATTTTATAGCACCAATTCCAATATTTTGAGCAATAGAGTTGATTTCATAATTGTTCATATTCGGGTGTTTTTTTATTATTATTTTTTTTGCTTTATTGATACCTTTGTTTAATAAATCTATTAATTTAATTGTTTTTCCATGACGTGTTTTAAAAGGTTTATTATTTTTACCTAAAATCATTCCAAACGTATGATGTTCTAATAATATGTTATTTGGTATATATTGCGCTAATTTCGCTATCTCCCATACTTGTTGAATATGTTGTTTTTGTCGATTATCAATATAATAAATAATTCTATTTGCTTTTAGTACATTACATCTATATTTTATACACGCAATGTCCGTGGTTACGTATAAAAAGGCTCCATCTTTTTTTTGTATAACAACTCCCATTTTTTTACCTAGACGATTTTTAAATTGATTCAGATAAACAATAATAGAACCTTTGTGATTAACAGCAATTTTTTTTTTTTTAAGATCAGTTATAATTTCTGACAACATAAAGTTGTAGAAACTTTCTCCACGAATATCTTGGTTAGTAAGAGAAATATTTAATTTTTTATATATTAAATTATTTTTTTGTATAGTATGTTTTACAAGTAAATTCCATATTTTTAAACAATCTTTATTTTTTTTTTGTAAATTAACTACATTTGTTTCAGTTTTTTTTACAAAACGCGGATCTGTTTGATATCTTAAATTTGCTTGTTTATAAATTTTTTCAATTTTTTCAAGAGAAATATGTGACATCTGTTGTAATTGTGTAATTACGATTCCAAATTGTATACCCCAATCACCAATGTGATTTTGTCGTATTACAGTATGACCTAAAAATTCCATTAATCGAGCTGTTACGTCACCTAGGATAGTAGATCGTAAATGTCCTACATGCATATCTTTAGCTATATTAGGTGAAGAATAATCGATAATAATTGTTTGTGGATTTTTTGTAAATATATTAAAGTTTTTTTTATTATACATTTTATTGATGTATTTACATAACCAATCTGATTGTAAGGTTATATTGATGAATCCTTGTTGCGGAACTGATATTTTTTCATAGACATTAGATTTAATTAAATCATTAGCAATATTAACAGCGAGTTGATATGAAGAAGATGGTATTTTATTTTTTAATTTAATAATTCCGTTTACTTGATAATCAATTTCATTTTTTTTTATATTTTTTCGAATAATAGGATCAAAACTTTTCGGAATATTATATTTTGTACAAATTTTTTTGATTTTTTTTGTTAAAAATTTTTGAATATTCATAAGCGCACCAATATTGATGGTAATACATATATGTTTAGTAATATATGAATGGATTATAATAATAAACTGAAAAAACTATTTAATAGTAATTATTATATAGTAATTCTTAATTATTGTAAAAATTATCCCCCAGATCTTTAATAGAAAAAATAACAAGTTTATTATTATAGATTAATAATTTTTTAAGTTAGTTATTATTAAATAATTCTTTTATAATAAATAGTATATATTTTTAATAAAATTAAAATTTTTATAAATTAAAAAAAAATATGTTGACTTTTTTGTAAAAAACTATAAGATAGATCTTGTAACAAAAAACGTTCTTTAAAAAAATATTTCAGAAAATTTTTGTGGGCACATGAAAATTAAATGTTCAGATACAAATTATTCATTATTAATTTTAATATAAAAAAAAATTAGTTTTGTAATAAAAGTTATACGTAAATGAAGAGTTTGATCATGGCTCAGATTGAACGCTGGCGGCAAGCCTAACACATGCAAGTCGAGCGGCAGCGGGAAAATATTTATATTTTTGCCGGCGAGCGGCAAACGGGTGAGTAATATCTGGGGATCTACCTAAATGAGGGGGATAACTATTGGAAACGATAGCTAATACCGCATAATGTTGAGAAACTAAAGCAGGGGATCGGTCTTTTTTGAAGACCTTGCGCGTTTAGATGAACCCAGACGAGATTAGCTAGATGGTAAGGTAACGGCTTACCATGGCAACGATCTCTAGCTGGTCTGAGAGGATGGCCAGCCACACTGGAACTGAGACACGGTCCAGACTCCTACGGGAGGCAGCAGTGGGGAATATTGCACAATGGGCGCAAGCCTGATGCAGCTATGCCGCGTGTATGAAGAAGGCCTTAGGGTTGTAAAGTACTTTCGTCAGGGAAGAAAGTAATGATGCTAATATCATCGTTAATTGACGTTACCTGAAAAAGAAGCACCGGCTAACTCCGTGCCAGCAGCCGCGGTAATACGGGGGGTGCAAGCGTTAATCAGAATTACTGGGCGTAAAGAGCTCGTAGGCGGTTATTTAAGTCAGATGTGAAATCCCTGGGCTCAACCTAGGAACTGCATTTGAAACTGAATAACTAGAGTTTCGTAGAGGGAGGTAGAATTCTAGGTGTAGCGGTGAAATGCGTAGATATCTGGAGGAATACCTGTGGCGAAAGCGACCTCCTGGACGAAAACTGACGCTGAGGTGCGAAAGCATGGGGAGCAAACAGGATTAGATACCCTGGTAGTCCATGCCGTAAACGATGTCGACTTAGAGGTTGTTTCCTAAGAGAAATGACTTCTGTAGCTAACGCGTTAAGTCGACCGCCTGGGGAGTACGGTCGCAAGGCTAAAACTCAAATGAATTGACGGGGGCCCGCACAAGCGGTGGAGCATGTGGTTTAATTCGATGCAACGCGAAAAACCTTACCTGGTCTTGACATCCATAGAATTTTGTAGAAATATAGAAGTGCCTTCGGGAACT is part of the Buchnera aphidicola (Cinara cuneomaculata) genome and encodes:
- a CDS encoding flagellar biosynthesis protein FlhA, which encodes MRKLSILLKFFNKINNMSLYSLFTPSLILMILSMLILPLPSFVLDLFFTFNIIVSIIILIVSMFVTDVLSFSSFPIVSLFSTLLRLSLNVASTRVILLNGHMGLYSAGHVIESFGVFLIGGNFFIGIIVFIILIIINFIVITKGSGRIAEVGARFILDAMPGKQMAIDADLNAGIISEKEAKKRRMNVYKEADFYGSMDGSSKFIRGDAIAGIIIIIVNIIGGLIVGMIQHNMSFLQAAQIYSILTIGDGLAAQIPSLVISIASGVLLTRIGSEKINVSEQIISQIFNNSQVIFLSGIVFSMIGLIPGMPNFIFLFFSISLLILSWYLYSKNNVKKSFSKIENIKENKILIFSWNDIQFEYLIALELSSIFFQSAYQDKHDYLLKKIYFLRKNIAKDFGFLISDIHLIHNCKLEDGQYKILIKGVEHGCGHIFLDKLLVINNNISTVTIPGIQVKEPVFDLPAFWIDSNNKEIIIKKKLLIVKPISVIITHINKIIRKNLYDLFGFQETQQLLDRISQIYPRLVECLIPNIISVTILQNILQNLLYEHISIKDIRTILETLIKYGNSMKNDVDKLTNIIRIALRNFITQKFFLNALNIHVIGLSPKIECILLKIINTKGSQLEPLFSEKLIKQAKLSIVIQKKNKSPLVLLVRPELRSLLVKLFITSVPELTVLSFLEISENRTIKIVHTIGRSLE
- the argS gene encoding arginine--tRNA ligase; translated protein: MNIQKFLTKKIKKICTKYNIPKSFDPIIRKNIKKNEIDYQVNGIIKLKNKIPSSSYQLAVNIANDLIKSNVYEKISVPQQGFINITLQSDWLCKYINKMYNKKNFNIFTKNPQTIIIDYSSPNIAKDMHVGHLRSTILGDVTARLMEFLGHTVIRQNHIGDWGIQFGIVITQLQQMSHISLEKIEKIYKQANLRYQTDPRFVKKTETNVVNLQKKNKDCLKIWNLLVKHTIQKNNLIYKKLNISLTNQDIRGESFYNFMLSEIITDLKKKKIAVNHKGSIIVYLNQFKNRLGKKMGVVIQKKDGAFLYVTTDIACIKYRCNVLKANRIIYYIDNRQKQHIQQVWEIAKLAQYIPNNILLEHHTFGMILGKNNKPFKTRHGKTIKLIDLLNKGINKAKKIIIKKHPNMNNYEINSIAQNIGIGAIKYFDLSKNRISNYVFNWDQMLSLNGNTAPYIQYAYTRIHSVINNADLSFNTKIYSIKIFSKFERQLILTILQFEEIVFYLEKYGTPHLMCKYLYDLAGQFSKFYENCSIIFAKEKHIKVSRIKLSILTAKIIKKGLYLLGIKTVKKM